One window of bacterium genomic DNA carries:
- the bamD gene encoding outer membrane protein assembly factor BamD, translating to MLPQSHRREQYPDGTGLRPRDRASGDPREGEAAVRRAGRLLGGATLLAGSLALACSAGRELSRKERADRSFARRDWPAAIQDYQLYLEESGLGAEAMDAHFQLGRAYFENGDYPTAAVEFEVFQRDYPRSDSLAAAAFYEALAWVRQSPPYDRDATPTLKAIQMLADFLLDYPQSEQAAWAQRSLEALRAKLAKKSLAIAQLYERMERPQAAVLYYEKLLREQPESQQAETALLALIRLRLAQGERAEAERLVARIQAERPDSELARRAQALLGP from the coding sequence CTGCTACCGCAAAGTCATCGACGAGAGCAATACCCAGACGGGACGGGTCTACGACCGCGCGATCGAGCGTCTGGCGACCCTCGAGAAGGCGAGGCTGCGGTGAGGCGAGCGGGGCGGCTGCTCGGGGGCGCGACGCTCCTGGCGGGCAGTCTGGCGCTCGCCTGCTCCGCGGGGCGCGAGCTGAGTCGCAAAGAGCGCGCGGATCGCTCCTTCGCGCGCCGGGACTGGCCGGCGGCGATCCAGGACTACCAGCTCTACCTCGAGGAGAGCGGGCTCGGCGCGGAGGCGATGGACGCGCACTTCCAACTCGGCCGCGCCTACTTCGAGAACGGTGACTATCCGACGGCCGCGGTCGAGTTCGAGGTCTTCCAGCGCGACTACCCGCGCAGCGATTCCCTCGCGGCGGCGGCCTTCTACGAGGCGCTCGCCTGGGTCCGCCAGTCGCCGCCCTACGACCGCGACGCGACGCCGACGCTCAAGGCGATCCAGATGCTGGCGGACTTCCTGCTCGATTACCCGCAGAGCGAGCAGGCGGCCTGGGCGCAGCGCTCCCTGGAGGCGCTGCGGGCGAAGCTCGCGAAGAAGAGCCTGGCGATCGCCCAGCTCTACGAGCGCATGGAGCGGCCGCAGGCGGCGGTCCTCTACTACGAGAAACTCCTGCGCGAGCAGCCGGAGAGCCAGCAAGCGGAAACGGCGCTACTCGCCCTCATCCGCCTGCGCCTGGCCCAGGGGGAGCGGGCGGAGGCCGAGCGCCTGGTCGCCCGCATCCAGGCCGAGCGACCGGACAGCGAGCTGGCCCGGCGCGCGCAGGCCCTGCTGGGTCCCTGA
- the nadD gene encoding nicotinate (nicotinamide) nucleotide adenylyltransferase has product MSAPARERVGLLGGSFDPPHEGHLWLARRARALWQLDAVWLLPAYQPPHKTPTAVSPYPQRAAMARLLAAAEPWLRLEDIEAERGGPSYTLDTVRALKARDGARCHFFLILGADALAELHSWREPAQLCAEIELLVVARPGETPAAAWPHRLGSGETHPAQSRTIRAAIAAGRPAPWLPPAVAAYIERAGLYRPQEAG; this is encoded by the coding sequence ATGAGCGCCCCGGCGCGCGAGCGAGTGGGGCTCCTCGGCGGCAGCTTCGATCCGCCGCACGAAGGACACCTCTGGCTGGCCCGCCGCGCCCGCGCGCTCTGGCAGCTCGACGCCGTCTGGCTGCTGCCGGCCTACCAGCCGCCGCACAAGACGCCCACCGCTGTCTCGCCCTATCCGCAGCGGGCCGCGATGGCGCGCCTGCTCGCCGCGGCCGAGCCCTGGCTCCGGCTCGAGGACATCGAGGCAGAGCGCGGCGGGCCGAGCTACACGCTGGACACCGTGCGGGCGCTCAAGGCGCGCGACGGGGCACGCTGCCACTTCTTCCTCATCCTCGGTGCCGACGCCCTGGCCGAGCTCCACAGCTGGCGCGAGCCCGCGCAGCTCTGCGCCGAGATCGAGCTGCTGGTCGTCGCGCGGCCCGGGGAGACGCCCGCAGCTGCCTGGCCGCACCGCCTGGGCAGCGGCGAGACGCACCCGGCTCAGAGCCGCACGATCCGCGCCGCCATCGCGGCGGGGCGGCCGGCGCCCTGGCTGCCCCCGGCGGTCGCGGCCTACATCGAGCGCGCGGGCCTCTACCGGCCCCAGGAGGCGGGGTGA
- a CDS encoding DNA polymerase I, translating to MKLLLIDGHALAFRSYFALIRSPLTNSAGENTSAEFGFLRSLLALRREQAPDAILVAFDPPGGSFRHARYPAYKAQRAATPVELRASVEQLKRFLPLAGIAFEIRPGYEADDLIASAARRAAAAGWQVRIASGDKDLCQLVDERIHLLRPASGARPARELGPAEVAEEFGVPPARIRDFLSLTGDSADNVPGVPGIGDKGSAKLLAEFPSLDALYANLAAIGAPALRRKLEAGREQAYLARELIGLVEDLPLPAPETAWRPGAPDRQAVQAWLVDRGFQSLIAEFLGESRATPLASYRCVEDAGELAALGARLAAAARFAVDTETTGLDPLAADLVGISVALAPGEASYLPVAGRCAGTGLGLADLQAALAPALASGGC from the coding sequence GTGAAGCTGCTCCTGATCGATGGCCATGCCCTGGCCTTCCGCAGCTACTTCGCGCTGATCCGCAGCCCGCTGACCAACAGCGCCGGCGAGAACACGAGCGCGGAGTTCGGCTTCCTGCGCAGCCTGCTCGCGCTGCGGCGCGAGCAGGCCCCGGACGCCATCCTCGTCGCCTTCGACCCACCCGGGGGGAGTTTCCGGCACGCGCGCTATCCCGCGTACAAGGCGCAGCGGGCGGCGACGCCGGTCGAGTTGCGCGCGAGCGTCGAGCAGCTCAAGCGCTTCCTGCCGCTGGCCGGGATCGCCTTCGAGATCCGCCCGGGCTACGAGGCGGACGACCTGATCGCGAGCGCGGCGCGCCGGGCGGCGGCCGCGGGCTGGCAGGTGCGCATCGCCTCGGGCGACAAGGACCTCTGCCAGCTCGTCGACGAGCGCATCCACCTGCTGCGTCCGGCCAGCGGCGCCAGGCCGGCGCGCGAGCTGGGGCCGGCCGAGGTGGCCGAGGAGTTCGGCGTGCCCCCGGCGCGGATCCGCGACTTCCTCAGTCTCACCGGCGACAGCGCGGACAACGTGCCCGGCGTGCCGGGCATCGGCGACAAGGGGAGCGCCAAGCTGCTCGCGGAGTTCCCGTCGCTGGATGCGCTCTACGCCAACCTGGCGGCGATCGGCGCGCCCGCGCTGCGGCGCAAGCTCGAGGCCGGGCGGGAGCAGGCCTATCTCGCCCGGGAGTTGATCGGGCTCGTCGAGGACCTGCCGCTGCCGGCCCCGGAGACCGCCTGGCGCCCCGGGGCCCCCGATCGCCAGGCCGTGCAGGCCTGGCTCGTCGATCGCGGCTTCCAGAGCCTGATCGCGGAGTTCCTCGGCGAGAGCCGGGCGACGCCGCTCGCCAGCTACCGCTGCGTGGAAGACGCCGGGGAGCTGGCCGCCCTCGGCGCGCGGCTGGCCGCGGCAGCGCGCTTCGCCGTCGACACGGAGACGACCGGACTCGATCCGCTCGCCGCCGACCTGGTCGGGATCAGCGTGGCGCTCGCCCCGGGCGAGGCCAGCTACCTGCCGGTGGCCGGCCGCTGCGCCGGGACCGGTCTGGGCCTCGCCGATCTGCAGGCGGCGCTGGCGCCTGCCCTGGCGAGCGGGGGCTGCG
- a CDS encoding tetratricopeptide repeat protein: MARVGSAAGRRLGRSGRAVVAGLAAGALLAGTGCSGGEIRSHLRDGREHYTAGRYEEAQLEGLYVLLRAPEHPEALELVASSLLALDRDSEAEGYFRTLIGLEPARATTATALFDQRARVDFAAGQKSRAARRWAAALAFSPRLDLGPYAFFMAEHAYARRDWPVAMTLYGQAIAAYPDSSAAQDAVHPYAVSLHQLAHDLQALDVLEPFLRREPRHRLRHEAVWLYQELLIEQARAANGRMDYERAVAYLRRALGFGENPPLRAEALLELGASYESLREYQEAVACYRKVIDESNTQTGRVYDRAIERLATLEKARLR, encoded by the coding sequence ATGGCGAGAGTCGGCTCCGCCGCGGGGCGGCGCCTTGGCCGGAGCGGGCGCGCCGTGGTCGCCGGCCTCGCCGCCGGCGCGCTCCTGGCGGGGACCGGCTGCAGCGGCGGCGAGATCCGCTCGCACCTGCGCGACGGTCGCGAGCACTACACGGCGGGCCGCTACGAGGAGGCGCAGCTGGAGGGGCTCTACGTCCTCCTGCGCGCGCCCGAGCATCCCGAAGCGCTCGAGCTCGTGGCGAGCAGCCTGCTGGCCCTGGACCGCGACAGCGAGGCCGAGGGCTACTTCCGGACGCTGATCGGCCTCGAGCCGGCGCGGGCGACGACGGCCACCGCGCTCTTCGACCAGCGCGCCCGGGTCGACTTCGCCGCCGGTCAGAAGAGTCGCGCGGCGCGGCGCTGGGCAGCCGCCCTGGCCTTCTCGCCCCGGCTCGATCTCGGGCCCTACGCCTTCTTCATGGCCGAGCACGCCTACGCCAGGCGCGACTGGCCCGTCGCGATGACGCTCTACGGCCAGGCGATCGCCGCCTACCCGGACAGCAGCGCGGCGCAGGACGCGGTCCACCCCTACGCGGTGAGCTTGCACCAGCTCGCGCACGATCTGCAGGCGCTGGACGTCCTCGAGCCCTTCCTGCGCCGAGAGCCGCGGCATCGCCTGCGCCACGAGGCGGTCTGGCTCTATCAGGAACTCCTCATCGAGCAGGCGCGGGCGGCGAACGGGCGGATGGACTACGAGCGGGCGGTCGCCTACCTTCGCCGCGCCCTGGGCTTCGGCGAGAACCCACCCCTGCGGGCGGAAGCCCTGCTCGAGCTGGGCGCCAGCTACGAGAGCCTGCGCGAGTACCAGGAGGCGGTTGCCTGCTACCGCAAAGTCATCGACGAGAGCAATACCCAGACGGGACGGGTCTACGACCGCGCGATCGAGCGTCTGGCGACCCTCGAGAAGGCGAGGCTGCGGTGA